A region of Perognathus longimembris pacificus isolate PPM17 chromosome 19, ASM2315922v1, whole genome shotgun sequence DNA encodes the following proteins:
- the C1qtnf3 gene encoding complement C1q tumor necrosis factor-related protein 3 isoform X1, giving the protein MLQRQFVRWHLLALLFLPFCLGQDEYMEVSRRANNVVARIVQSHQQTGLSSSRREKVREQSHPRTGTVDNNTSTDLKPLRPHELPHPEVDDLAQITPFWGQPPQTGGMPPDCSKCCHGDYGFRGYQGPPGPPGPPGIPGNHGNNGNNGATGHEGAKGEKGDKGDLGPRGERGQHGPKGEKGYPGIPPELQIAFMASLATHFSNQNSGIIFSSVETNIGNFFDVMTGRFGAPVSGVYFFTFSMMKHEDVEEVYVYLMHNGNTVFSMYSYETKGKSDTSSNHAVLKLAKGDEVWLRMGNGALHGDHQRFSTFAGFLLFETK; this is encoded by the exons ATGCTTCAGAGGCAGTTCGTCCGCTGGCACCTGCTGGCTTTGCTTTTCCTCCCATTTTGCCTGGGTCAAGATGAATACATGGAGGTGAGCAGAAGAGCTAATAACGTGGTGGCACGAATAGTGCAGAGCCACCAGCAGACTGGCCTTAGCAGCTCCAggagggagaaagtgagagagcagAGCCATCCTAGAACTGGGACTGTGGATAATAACACGTCTACAGACCTAAAACCCCTGAGGCCACATGAGCTACCGCACCCCGAGGTAGATGACTTAGCCCAGATCACCCCGTTCTGGGGCCAG CCCCCACAAACTGGAGGGATGCCCCCAGATTGCAGCAAGTGTTGTCATGGAGACTATGGCTTCCGTGGCTACCAAGGCCCCCCTggacctccaggacctccaggtaTTCCAG GTAACCATGGAAACAATGGAAATAATGGAGCCACTGGCCATGAGGGGGCCAAAGGTGAGAAAGGAGACAAAGGTGACCTGGGACCTCGAGGTGAGAGGGGACAGCATGGCCCGAAAGGAGAGAAGGGCTACCCCGGAATTCCACCAGAACTGCAG ATTGCATTCATGGCTTCTCTGGCAACCCACTTCAGCAATCAGAACAGTGGGATTATCTTCAGCAGTGTTGAGACCAACATTGGAAACTTTTTTGATGTCATGACTGGTAGATTTGGGGCCCCTGTGTCAG GTGTGTATTTCTTCACCTTCAGCATGATGAAGCACGAGGATGTAGAGGAGGTATACGTGTACCTTATGCACAATGGTAATACGGTCTTCAGCATGTACAG cTATGAAACAAAGGGGAAATCCGACACATCCAGCAACCATGCAGTACTGAAGCTGGCCAAAGGGGATGAGGTGTGGCTGCGCATGGGCAATGGTGCCCTTCATGGGGACCACCAGCGATTCTCCACCTTCGCAGGCTTCCTGCTCTTTGAAACGAAGTAA
- the C1qtnf3 gene encoding complement C1q tumor necrosis factor-related protein 3 isoform X2: MLQRQFVRWHLLALLFLPFCLGQDEYMEPPQTGGMPPDCSKCCHGDYGFRGYQGPPGPPGPPGIPGNHGNNGNNGATGHEGAKGEKGDKGDLGPRGERGQHGPKGEKGYPGIPPELQIAFMASLATHFSNQNSGIIFSSVETNIGNFFDVMTGRFGAPVSGVYFFTFSMMKHEDVEEVYVYLMHNGNTVFSMYSYETKGKSDTSSNHAVLKLAKGDEVWLRMGNGALHGDHQRFSTFAGFLLFETK, encoded by the exons ATGCTTCAGAGGCAGTTCGTCCGCTGGCACCTGCTGGCTTTGCTTTTCCTCCCATTTTGCCTGGGTCAAGATGAATACATGGAG CCCCCACAAACTGGAGGGATGCCCCCAGATTGCAGCAAGTGTTGTCATGGAGACTATGGCTTCCGTGGCTACCAAGGCCCCCCTggacctccaggacctccaggtaTTCCAG GTAACCATGGAAACAATGGAAATAATGGAGCCACTGGCCATGAGGGGGCCAAAGGTGAGAAAGGAGACAAAGGTGACCTGGGACCTCGAGGTGAGAGGGGACAGCATGGCCCGAAAGGAGAGAAGGGCTACCCCGGAATTCCACCAGAACTGCAG ATTGCATTCATGGCTTCTCTGGCAACCCACTTCAGCAATCAGAACAGTGGGATTATCTTCAGCAGTGTTGAGACCAACATTGGAAACTTTTTTGATGTCATGACTGGTAGATTTGGGGCCCCTGTGTCAG GTGTGTATTTCTTCACCTTCAGCATGATGAAGCACGAGGATGTAGAGGAGGTATACGTGTACCTTATGCACAATGGTAATACGGTCTTCAGCATGTACAG cTATGAAACAAAGGGGAAATCCGACACATCCAGCAACCATGCAGTACTGAAGCTGGCCAAAGGGGATGAGGTGTGGCTGCGCATGGGCAATGGTGCCCTTCATGGGGACCACCAGCGATTCTCCACCTTCGCAGGCTTCCTGCTCTTTGAAACGAAGTAA